A genome region from Baekduia alba includes the following:
- a CDS encoding carbohydrate ABC transporter permease: MPRPPHGMRWPVALSILPGLLLFLAFYVVPLGMLVVTSFADWSGLGFHYLGVRNFTDMAHDATFWKAAKNTMLYVAAGVFVEVPLGVLAGVILAQHVRGWRVFRTVLFIPFVISGAAYALVFALFYDPTHGLLNSALGLVGLNHHQDWLFSTSTALPAVAGTFVFILGLVIVLVMAEVASIPRELYEAAEIDGASVVQRQLRITLPLLRNVIGTVVLVTVLGYLALFDVVFILTKGGPDDSTLTLALYAYKAYVNNAWGYASAVGIVIVVVGLVLILGIRRLFRLGERTL; encoded by the coding sequence GTGCCGCGCCCGCCGCACGGCATGCGCTGGCCGGTCGCGCTCTCGATCCTGCCGGGGCTGCTGCTCTTCCTCGCGTTCTACGTCGTGCCGCTCGGCATGCTCGTCGTGACGTCCTTCGCGGACTGGAGCGGCCTCGGGTTCCACTACCTCGGCGTGCGCAACTTCACCGACATGGCGCACGACGCCACGTTCTGGAAGGCCGCGAAGAACACCATGTTGTACGTGGCGGCCGGCGTGTTCGTCGAGGTCCCGCTCGGCGTCCTGGCCGGCGTGATCCTCGCCCAGCACGTCCGCGGCTGGCGCGTCTTCCGGACCGTCCTGTTCATCCCGTTCGTGATCTCCGGCGCCGCGTACGCCCTGGTCTTCGCCCTGTTCTACGACCCCACCCACGGGCTGCTCAACAGCGCGCTCGGCCTCGTCGGCCTCAACCACCACCAGGACTGGCTGTTCTCGACGAGCACGGCGCTGCCGGCGGTCGCCGGGACCTTCGTCTTCATCCTCGGCCTGGTCATCGTGCTGGTGATGGCCGAGGTGGCCTCGATCCCCCGCGAGCTCTACGAGGCGGCGGAGATCGACGGCGCCTCGGTCGTGCAGCGCCAGCTGCGGATCACGCTGCCGCTGCTGCGCAACGTGATCGGCACGGTCGTCCTGGTCACCGTGCTGGGCTACCTCGCCCTGTTCGACGTGGTGTTCATCCTGACCAAAGGCGGACCCGACGACTCGACCCTGACGCTCGCGCTGTACGCCTACAAGGCCTACGTCAACAACGCGTGGGGCTACGCGAGCGCCGTCGGCATCGTCATCGTGGTCGTCGGGCTGGTGCTGATCCTCGGCATCCGCCGCCTCTTCCGACTCGGGGAGCGGACGCTGTGA
- a CDS encoding carbohydrate ABC transporter permease yields the protein MSATFKRVAGGLGCYGVLAILSICALLPTVWVMLSSFKTGGQIFAGDGLLPRPFTLRGYADAFGQVHLERYLFNTALYAVFGSLGAVTAALLAAYPTARYRFPGSGALVASFSLALAIPVVGLATPEFFVVRQLGLFDSRIGFIVFYSALFFPLAFVILRAFLVSLPPELEEAAVVDGAGYFTIIRRIVVPVARPALATAGVIVFVSIWNEFYFANLLSASSGTQNAQIALASFRSQFNFNVGGMLAGTTVVMIVPIFMFLALQRQVIAGLTAGTGK from the coding sequence GTGAGCGCCACCTTCAAGCGCGTGGCCGGCGGCCTGGGCTGCTACGGGGTGCTCGCGATCCTCAGCATCTGCGCGCTGCTGCCCACCGTCTGGGTGATGCTGTCGTCGTTCAAGACCGGCGGGCAGATCTTCGCCGGCGACGGGCTGCTGCCGCGGCCGTTCACGCTGCGCGGCTACGCCGACGCGTTCGGGCAGGTGCACCTGGAGCGATACCTGTTCAACACGGCGCTCTACGCGGTCTTCGGATCGCTCGGGGCCGTGACCGCGGCGCTGCTGGCCGCCTACCCGACCGCCCGCTACCGGTTCCCCGGCAGCGGCGCGCTCGTCGCCTCGTTCAGCCTCGCGCTGGCGATCCCGGTCGTCGGGCTGGCGACGCCGGAGTTCTTCGTGGTGCGCCAGCTCGGGCTGTTCGACAGCCGCATCGGGTTCATCGTGTTCTACTCGGCGCTGTTCTTCCCGCTGGCGTTCGTGATCCTGCGGGCGTTCCTGGTCAGCCTCCCGCCGGAGCTGGAGGAGGCCGCGGTGGTCGACGGCGCCGGCTACTTCACGATCATCCGCAGGATCGTCGTGCCGGTGGCGCGGCCGGCGCTGGCGACGGCGGGCGTGATCGTCTTCGTCAGCATCTGGAACGAGTTCTACTTCGCCAACCTGCTGAGCGCCTCCAGCGGCACGCAGAACGCGCAGATCGCGCTGGCGAGCTTCCGCTCGCAGTTCAACTTCAACGTGGGCGGCATGCTCGCGGGGACGACCGTCGTGATGATCGTCCCGATCTTCATGTTCCTGGCCTTGCAGCGCCAGGTCATCGCCGGCCTCACCGCGGGGACCGGCAAGTGA
- a CDS encoding ABC transporter ATP-binding protein: MSTIVFEQVTKRYADGHEAVRALDLEVGDGEFVILVGPSGCGKSTALRMIAGLEDISDGRLWIGGDVINDRAPKDRDIAMVFQNYALYPHMSVRDNMGFALRLQGLKRGEVDRRVGHAAGVLGLTEHLDRKPANLSGGQRQRVAMGRAIVREPKAFLMDEPLSNLDAKLRVEMRAAVSRLQQRLGTTTVYVTHDQTEAMTLGDRVAVMRDGVLQQVGTPRDLYEHPRNLFVASFIGSPAMNLFTAQVEDGAIHTSMGAIPLDDHLRARLDAGGAVGRHVVLGVRPEAFEDARHAPSEGGWTFEATVELTESLGSEIYVHFAAETTGGPSGEAAEELRALSEVGGGETADAARRAVARVDAASALTRGDRGRLWLDTRRLYLFDADGRALGHDAATPGLAMRS, encoded by the coding sequence GTGTCGACGATCGTGTTCGAGCAGGTGACCAAGCGCTATGCCGACGGCCACGAGGCGGTGCGCGCGCTGGACCTCGAGGTGGGCGACGGCGAGTTCGTGATCCTCGTCGGCCCGTCCGGGTGCGGGAAGTCGACCGCGCTGCGGATGATCGCCGGGCTGGAGGACATCAGCGACGGCCGGCTGTGGATCGGGGGCGACGTCATCAACGACCGCGCGCCGAAGGACCGCGACATCGCGATGGTGTTCCAGAACTACGCGTTGTACCCGCACATGAGCGTCCGCGACAACATGGGCTTCGCGCTGCGGCTGCAGGGCCTCAAGCGCGGCGAGGTCGACCGGCGCGTCGGGCACGCGGCCGGCGTGCTCGGGCTGACCGAGCACCTGGACCGCAAGCCGGCCAACCTGTCCGGCGGCCAGCGCCAGCGCGTCGCGATGGGGCGCGCGATCGTGCGCGAGCCCAAGGCGTTCCTCATGGACGAGCCGCTGTCCAACCTCGACGCGAAGCTCCGCGTCGAGATGCGCGCGGCGGTCTCGCGCCTGCAGCAGCGCCTGGGCACGACCACCGTCTACGTCACCCACGACCAGACCGAGGCGATGACGCTCGGCGATCGCGTGGCGGTCATGCGCGACGGCGTCCTGCAGCAGGTCGGCACGCCGCGCGACCTCTACGAGCACCCGCGGAACCTGTTCGTGGCCAGCTTCATCGGCTCGCCGGCCATGAACCTCTTCACCGCGCAGGTCGAGGACGGCGCGATCCACACGTCGATGGGCGCGATCCCGCTCGACGACCACCTGCGCGCGCGGCTCGACGCCGGTGGCGCGGTGGGGCGGCATGTGGTGCTCGGCGTGCGCCCCGAGGCCTTCGAGGACGCCCGGCACGCGCCGTCCGAAGGCGGCTGGACGTTCGAGGCGACCGTCGAGCTGACCGAGTCGCTGGGCTCGGAGATCTACGTGCACTTCGCGGCCGAGACGACCGGCGGGCCGTCCGGCGAGGCCGCCGAGGAGCTGCGGGCGCTCAGCGAGGTCGGCGGCGGCGAGACCGCCGACGCGGCGCGCCGCGCCGTCGCGCGCGTGGACGCGGCCAGCGCGCTGACGCGCGGCGACCGCGGGCGCCTGTGGCTCGACACCCGCCGGCTGTACCTGTTCGACGCCGACGGCCGCGCGCTGGGGCACGACGCCGCGACGCCCGGGCTGGCGATGCGGTCTTGA
- a CDS encoding neutral/alkaline non-lysosomal ceramidase N-terminal domain-containing protein, with protein MTRAGFARREIGATLAGAPLMGYANRAGGATGVHDPLHVRALVVEAGGEAVALCSVDLCAVNEDVVAAARARVAAESGIAPERTLIAATHTHSAPHDDDRACWPDGLAAEIAAAVAQASARMAPATVGAGWGTLSGHAVNRRRLEDPVDPAVFVLRVDRAYGAPLGVYFGFGCHPVVLGPDSRAVSGDWPATASRVLESELGPDAVAVFAQGACADVNPLTDGVRERIAAASTVSGQLEAVPYYGSADGAGEPFDVGDRTGGTFAEAERLGRAIADEVRRVHRGLAPTAVTGVWTRRLALGRPPGAEPREPGPLGDHGVPRAGADAPIELLLVGLDGPGVVLVGQPGEVFGQTGVDLRRALRARGARHPFVVGYANGWRAYLPPADAWPDGGYEVDWARAQGLAPSLQDDARTLILNAYEAQTKDEALQP; from the coding sequence TTGACGCGCGCCGGCTTCGCACGCCGCGAGATCGGGGCGACGCTCGCCGGCGCGCCGTTGATGGGCTACGCCAACCGGGCGGGCGGCGCCACCGGCGTCCACGACCCGCTCCACGTCCGCGCGCTGGTGGTCGAGGCGGGCGGTGAGGCCGTGGCGCTGTGCAGCGTCGACCTGTGCGCCGTCAACGAGGACGTCGTCGCGGCGGCGCGCGCCCGCGTCGCGGCGGAGTCCGGCATCGCGCCGGAGCGCACGCTCATCGCCGCGACGCACACCCACAGCGCGCCGCACGACGACGACCGCGCGTGCTGGCCCGACGGCCTGGCCGCCGAGATCGCCGCGGCGGTCGCGCAGGCCAGCGCGCGCATGGCGCCGGCGACGGTCGGCGCGGGGTGGGGGACGCTCTCGGGCCACGCCGTCAACCGTCGCCGCCTGGAGGACCCCGTCGACCCGGCGGTCTTCGTGCTGCGCGTGGACCGCGCCTACGGCGCGCCCCTGGGCGTGTACTTCGGCTTCGGCTGCCATCCCGTCGTCCTCGGTCCCGACAGCCGCGCGGTGTCGGGCGACTGGCCGGCGACCGCGTCACGGGTGCTCGAGTCCGAGCTCGGGCCCGACGCGGTCGCCGTGTTCGCCCAAGGCGCCTGCGCCGACGTCAACCCGCTGACCGACGGCGTGCGCGAGCGCATCGCCGCGGCGTCGACCGTCTCCGGGCAGCTCGAGGCGGTGCCGTACTACGGATCGGCCGACGGCGCGGGCGAGCCGTTCGACGTCGGCGACCGCACCGGCGGCACCTTCGCGGAGGCCGAGCGCCTCGGGCGCGCCATCGCCGACGAGGTTCGCCGCGTGCACCGCGGCCTCGCGCCCACGGCGGTGACCGGGGTCTGGACGCGGCGGCTCGCGCTCGGCCGTCCGCCCGGCGCGGAGCCCCGTGAACCCGGCCCGCTCGGCGACCACGGCGTCCCGCGCGCGGGCGCCGACGCGCCGATCGAGCTGCTGCTCGTCGGGCTCGACGGCCCGGGGGTCGTGCTGGTCGGCCAACCCGGCGAGGTGTTCGGCCAGACCGGCGTCGACCTGCGGCGCGCGCTGCGGGCCCGGGGCGCGCGGCACCCGTTCGTCGTCGGCTACGCCAACGGCTGGCGCGCCTACCTCCCGCCGGCCGACGCCTGGCCCGACGGCGGCTACGAGGTCGACTGGGCGCGCGCCCAGGGTCTCGCGCCGTCGCTCCAGGACGACGCTCGCACGCTGATCTTGAACGCTTACGAAGCTCAAACGAAAGACGAGGCACTGCAACCATGA
- a CDS encoding alpha-amylase family glycosyl hydrolase: MTATDDTLREPRRPDADAEWWREAVVYENHLPSLRDGNGDGIGDLHGLIESLDYLRGTLGVDAIWVGPCYRSPLLDQGFDISDFTDIEPTFGDLATFDRLIAEAHARGLKILVDYIPNHSSDQHPWFVASRSSREDSKRDWYVWADPAPDGGPPNNWTAEIGGSVWELDAATGQYYLHTHLREQPDLNWRNPEVRAAMLDVLRFWLGRGADGVRIDVAHILMKDPELRDNPPSPPGQTNPFELQHPEFFGQLHVNDRRHPDVHDVLAEIRGVLDEFGAVAIGEIEAMEWDAWAEYYGRDLGGLHLPFAFRLIETPWEAPALRAVVRSLEAALPPGAWPVLALSNHDRSRLATRVGSAQARVAAMLLLTLRGTPVSLYGDELGLCDQPVPRERQRDHFGLTEGGVSHDPARTPMPWSAARNGGFSPADERDLWLPVSAEYASINVEAQLADPASMLNLYRSLLALRAGSAALRAGEYAEHPAGDDHCLVYERRSGGERKLVALNLTDAPRRVALPGADGAIVLSTAGDRRDEPVAGAVELRPAEGVVVDLAGAPS; the protein is encoded by the coding sequence ATGACCGCCACCGACGACACGCTCCGCGAGCCGCGGCGGCCCGACGCCGACGCCGAGTGGTGGCGCGAGGCCGTGGTCTACGAGAACCACCTCCCGAGCCTGCGCGACGGCAACGGCGACGGCATCGGCGACCTCCACGGGCTGATCGAGAGCCTCGACTACCTGCGCGGCACGCTCGGGGTCGACGCCATCTGGGTCGGGCCCTGCTACCGCTCGCCGCTGCTGGACCAGGGCTTCGACATCTCGGACTTCACCGACATCGAGCCGACGTTCGGCGACCTCGCGACGTTCGACCGGCTCATCGCCGAGGCCCACGCCCGCGGCCTGAAGATCCTCGTCGACTACATCCCCAACCACAGCTCCGACCAGCACCCGTGGTTCGTCGCGTCGCGGTCGTCGCGCGAGGACAGCAAGCGCGACTGGTACGTGTGGGCCGATCCCGCGCCCGACGGCGGCCCGCCCAACAACTGGACGGCGGAGATCGGCGGCTCGGTGTGGGAGCTCGACGCGGCCACCGGCCAGTACTACCTGCACACGCACCTGCGCGAGCAGCCCGACCTCAACTGGCGCAACCCCGAGGTCCGGGCCGCGATGCTCGACGTGCTGCGCTTCTGGCTGGGCCGCGGCGCCGACGGCGTGCGCATCGACGTCGCCCACATCCTGATGAAGGACCCCGAGCTGCGCGACAACCCGCCGAGCCCGCCGGGCCAGACCAATCCGTTCGAGCTGCAGCATCCGGAGTTCTTCGGCCAGCTGCACGTCAACGACCGGCGCCACCCCGACGTGCACGACGTGCTCGCCGAGATCCGCGGCGTCCTCGACGAGTTCGGCGCGGTCGCGATCGGCGAGATCGAGGCGATGGAGTGGGACGCGTGGGCCGAGTACTACGGCCGCGACCTCGGCGGGCTGCACCTGCCGTTCGCGTTCAGGCTGATCGAGACCCCGTGGGAGGCCCCGGCGCTGCGCGCGGTCGTGCGCTCGCTGGAGGCGGCGCTGCCGCCCGGCGCGTGGCCGGTCCTGGCGCTGAGCAACCACGACCGGTCGCGCCTGGCGACGCGGGTCGGGAGCGCGCAGGCGCGGGTGGCGGCGATGCTGCTGCTCACGCTGCGCGGCACGCCGGTCTCCCTGTACGGCGACGAGCTGGGGCTGTGCGACCAGCCGGTGCCGCGCGAGCGCCAGCGCGATCACTTCGGGCTCACCGAGGGCGGCGTGTCGCACGACCCGGCGCGGACGCCGATGCCCTGGAGCGCCGCGCGCAACGGCGGGTTCTCGCCGGCCGACGAGCGCGACCTGTGGCTGCCGGTCAGCGCCGAGTACGCCTCCATCAACGTGGAGGCCCAGCTCGCCGACCCGGCGTCGATGCTCAACCTGTACCGGTCGCTGCTCGCCCTGCGCGCGGGCAGCGCCGCGCTGCGCGCCGGCGAGTACGCCGAGCACCCCGCGGGCGACGACCACTGCCTGGTCTACGAGCGCCGCTCCGGCGGCGAGCGCAAGCTCGTCGCGCTCAACCTGACCGACGCGCCCCGGCGCGTCGCGCTGCCCGGGGCCGACGGCGCGATCGTGCTGTCGACCGCCGGCGACCGCCGCGACGAGCCGGTGGCCGGCGCGGTTGAGCTCCGGCCCGCCGAGGGCGTCGTCGTCGACCTCGCCGGCGCGCCATCATGA
- a CDS encoding zinc-binding dehydrogenase — protein sequence MSQPEAGSSACVGAVLSAPRTLAVVARELPPLGPRDVLVAVSRCGVCTGDVDAWLGRSALTEPEPLGHEPAGVVVAVGAEVTRVAVGERVACWVEEGGFADRVVTDEQHCFAVPETVAHPEMAEPLSCIVNAVELAAPALADDVVIVGAGFMGLLLQLVLQARGPRTVTVADVRPGALARAAALGATHTVDTSREDLRARVAEITGGRGADVAFEVTGSNIGLDLAAAATRMSGKLAVVGYHQGGTREIALGEWNWMAYTIVNAHFRDKQVILGGMRTALRLMEAGVVDVAPLISHRFALDRIDEAFATAAAKPDDFVKAVILTGDDERG from the coding sequence GTGTCCCAGCCCGAAGCCGGCAGCAGCGCCTGCGTGGGCGCCGTCCTGAGCGCGCCGCGCACGCTCGCGGTCGTCGCGCGCGAGCTGCCGCCGCTGGGTCCGCGCGACGTCCTGGTCGCGGTCAGCCGCTGCGGCGTCTGCACCGGCGACGTGGACGCCTGGCTCGGCCGCTCCGCGCTCACGGAGCCCGAGCCGCTCGGGCACGAGCCGGCGGGCGTCGTCGTCGCCGTCGGCGCCGAGGTCACCCGCGTCGCGGTCGGCGAGCGCGTCGCGTGCTGGGTCGAGGAGGGCGGGTTCGCCGACCGCGTCGTCACCGACGAGCAGCACTGCTTCGCGGTCCCGGAGACGGTCGCGCATCCGGAGATGGCCGAGCCGCTGAGCTGCATCGTCAACGCGGTGGAGCTCGCCGCGCCGGCGCTGGCCGACGACGTCGTGATCGTCGGTGCGGGGTTCATGGGGTTGTTGCTCCAGCTCGTGCTGCAGGCGCGCGGTCCGCGCACGGTCACGGTCGCCGACGTCCGGCCGGGCGCGCTGGCGCGCGCGGCCGCGCTCGGCGCGACCCACACCGTCGACACGTCGCGGGAAGACCTCCGCGCGCGCGTGGCGGAGATCACCGGCGGGCGCGGCGCCGACGTCGCCTTCGAGGTCACGGGCAGCAACATCGGCCTCGACCTCGCCGCCGCGGCCACGCGGATGAGCGGCAAGCTCGCCGTCGTCGGCTACCACCAGGGCGGCACGCGCGAGATCGCGCTGGGCGAGTGGAACTGGATGGCCTACACCATCGTCAACGCCCACTTCCGCGACAAGCAGGTCATCCTGGGCGGGATGCGCACCGCGCTGCGGCTGATGGAGGCCGGCGTCGTCGACGTCGCACCGCTGATCAGCCACCGCTTCGCGCTCGACCGCATCGACGAGGCGTTCGCGACCGCGGCGGCCAAGCCGGACGACTTCGTCAAGGCCGTCATCCTGACCGGCGACGACGAGCGGGGCTGA
- a CDS encoding MarR family winged helix-turn-helix transcriptional regulator: MEPVEELRYLILGAQREGARAFAELLKPSGLTAAQAEVLAAVRDADRSLTVREIGERLVCEGGSPSRLVASVVAAGLLERGERDGDRRAIELTLTPAGARAARAVTEAERQLHAGLATVLTQREIAAAVAGLRKLVDERRSGAAIALRRDR; encoded by the coding sequence ATGGAGCCGGTCGAAGAGCTGCGGTACCTGATCCTCGGCGCGCAGCGGGAAGGCGCCCGCGCGTTCGCCGAGCTCCTCAAGCCCAGCGGCCTGACCGCCGCGCAGGCCGAGGTGCTCGCCGCCGTGCGCGACGCCGACCGGTCCCTGACCGTGCGCGAGATCGGCGAGCGCCTGGTCTGCGAGGGCGGCAGCCCGAGCCGGCTCGTCGCCTCGGTCGTCGCGGCCGGCCTGCTGGAACGCGGCGAGCGCGACGGCGACCGCCGCGCCATCGAGCTGACCCTCACGCCCGCCGGCGCCCGCGCCGCCCGGGCGGTGACCGAGGCCGAGCGCCAGCTGCACGCCGGCCTGGCCACGGTCCTCACGCAGCGCGAGATCGCGGCCGCCGTCGCCGGCCTGCGCAAGCTGGTCGACGAGCGGCGCTCCGGCGCCGCGATCGCCCTGCGCCGCGACCGCTGA
- a CDS encoding SRPBCC family protein has translation MRLAVTGRLARRRDEVFAYISDLRTLPEWSSAVRSVTPRTPARPTAGARYVMRRDLPSGPATNELELVAIVPSSALTLRTVDGPTPFTYHYTLDDADDGGTVLALDAEVELGRAAALTGPLAAGFVRRGLEANFATLAGVLDVR, from the coding sequence ATGCGCCTCGCGGTCACCGGCCGCCTCGCGCGCCGGCGCGACGAGGTGTTCGCCTACATCTCGGATCTGCGCACGCTGCCGGAGTGGAGCTCCGCGGTGCGGTCGGTCACGCCCCGGACGCCGGCGCGCCCCACCGCGGGCGCCCGGTACGTCATGCGCCGCGACCTCCCCTCCGGCCCGGCGACCAACGAGCTCGAGCTCGTCGCGATCGTCCCGTCCTCGGCGCTCACGCTCCGGACGGTCGACGGCCCGACGCCGTTCACCTATCACTACACGCTCGACGACGCCGACGACGGCGGCACCGTGCTGGCGCTGGACGCCGAGGTCGAGCTGGGCCGCGCCGCCGCGCTGACCGGTCCGCTCGCGGCCGGCTTCGTCCGGCGCGGCCTCGAGGCGAACTTCGCGACGCTGGCCGGCGTCCTCGATGTCCGGTGA
- a CDS encoding N-acyl homoserine lactonase family protein, translating into MSSISLDNGIRIHALQTGTVAVKERQRDGGGRSRRNLARVLADGRWTEPLPILAWLIEHPEGLILVDTGETPRVAEPGYFTRWQPYFRFGLREHVAAEDGIGAQLRRLGFAPEDVRRVVLTHFHTDHAGGLPDVARSEIVCSEKDYRFAKGLLGKVRGFLPQHWPADFAPTLADFGDGRFGPFATSTTLTAAGDVHLLPTPGHTPGHLSVAVEDGDTVVLLAGDASYTERLMLDGVVDGVTPDVARARESVGRIQELVARRPTIYLPTHDPESVARLLARQVTSAPKVAA; encoded by the coding sequence ATGTCATCTATCTCGCTCGACAACGGCATCCGCATCCACGCCCTCCAGACCGGCACCGTCGCCGTCAAGGAGCGCCAGCGCGACGGCGGTGGGCGGTCGCGCCGCAACCTCGCCCGCGTCCTCGCCGACGGGCGCTGGACCGAGCCGCTGCCGATCCTCGCCTGGCTGATCGAGCACCCGGAGGGCCTGATCCTCGTCGACACCGGCGAGACGCCGCGCGTCGCCGAGCCCGGGTACTTCACGCGCTGGCAGCCCTACTTCCGCTTCGGCCTGCGCGAGCACGTCGCCGCCGAGGACGGCATCGGCGCCCAGCTGCGGCGGCTCGGCTTCGCGCCCGAGGACGTGCGCCGGGTCGTCCTCACGCACTTCCACACCGACCACGCCGGCGGCCTCCCCGACGTCGCGCGCAGCGAGATCGTGTGCTCCGAGAAGGACTACAGGTTCGCCAAGGGCCTGCTGGGCAAGGTCCGCGGCTTCCTGCCGCAGCACTGGCCCGCGGACTTCGCGCCCACGCTCGCCGACTTCGGCGACGGGCGGTTCGGACCGTTCGCGACGAGCACGACCCTCACTGCCGCCGGCGACGTGCACCTCCTCCCCACGCCCGGCCACACGCCCGGCCACCTGTCGGTCGCGGTCGAGGACGGCGACACCGTGGTCCTCCTGGCCGGCGACGCGTCCTACACCGAGCGGCTGATGCTCGACGGCGTCGTCGACGGCGTGACGCCCGACGTCGCCCGCGCGCGCGAGTCCGTCGGCCGCATCCAGGAGCTGGTCGCGCGGCGGCCGACGATCTACCTGCCGACCCACGACCCGGAGTCGGTCGCGCGGCTGCTCGCGCGGCAGGTCACTTCGGCGCCGAAGGTGGCGGCGTGA
- a CDS encoding PucR family transcriptional regulator: MPTWERPSPRVAELIRTGVEGLLAAPAATFDQIDAVTIANADPAVLADPTLVAAIRRTNRANLTHWAEANLRDPGAPVVPNVGPETLGIARDLVRRGLDTLTLDSYRTGQNASWRLWMATAFTLTSDPDELSELLDVTANSIFTFVDATIAAISEQVALERVRLRSGTHAERLEIVTLLVEGAPIHQDRASARLNYALDRRHVAAIVFSDRAEPDQVALEAAAEALAQAAGGRRPLIVIAGAAALWVWVSGEHALDPDVLRAALDALPEVRIALGPAAAGIEGFRRSHLDALDTQRLLQRTPGDARVATYDDVQVVALATHDEDRAQAFVERTLGPLASAAPELRDTLRTYLAEGSNAKRTAEVLFTHRNTIIKRLDRAQQLLPAPLEGRMLAVALALEITRWLGARGSA; encoded by the coding sequence ATGCCTACGTGGGAGCGCCCGTCGCCGCGGGTGGCCGAGCTGATCCGGACGGGCGTCGAGGGCCTGCTGGCCGCGCCGGCGGCGACCTTCGACCAGATCGACGCGGTCACGATCGCCAACGCCGACCCGGCCGTGCTGGCCGACCCGACGCTCGTCGCCGCGATCCGCCGGACCAACCGCGCCAACCTGACGCACTGGGCCGAGGCCAACCTGCGCGACCCGGGCGCGCCGGTCGTGCCGAACGTCGGCCCCGAGACGCTGGGCATCGCCCGCGACCTTGTCCGCCGCGGGCTCGACACGCTGACGCTGGATTCCTACCGCACCGGCCAGAACGCGTCGTGGCGGCTGTGGATGGCCACGGCGTTCACCCTCACGTCCGACCCCGACGAGCTCAGCGAGCTGCTCGACGTCACCGCCAACTCGATCTTCACGTTCGTCGACGCGACGATCGCCGCCATCAGCGAGCAGGTGGCGCTGGAGCGCGTCCGGCTGCGCAGCGGCACCCACGCCGAGCGCCTGGAGATCGTGACGCTGCTCGTCGAGGGCGCCCCGATCCACCAGGACCGCGCGTCGGCGCGCCTGAACTACGCCCTCGACCGCCGCCACGTCGCCGCGATCGTGTTCAGCGACCGGGCCGAGCCCGACCAGGTCGCGCTCGAGGCGGCGGCCGAGGCGCTCGCGCAGGCCGCCGGCGGCCGGCGCCCCCTGATCGTCATCGCCGGCGCCGCCGCGCTGTGGGTGTGGGTCTCCGGAGAGCACGCGCTCGATCCCGACGTCCTGCGCGCGGCGCTGGACGCGCTGCCCGAGGTGCGCATCGCGCTCGGCCCGGCGGCGGCCGGCATCGAGGGGTTCCGCCGCAGCCACCTCGACGCGCTCGACACCCAGCGCCTGCTGCAGCGCACGCCCGGCGACGCGCGCGTCGCCACCTACGACGACGTCCAGGTCGTCGCGCTCGCCACCCACGACGAGGACCGCGCCCAGGCCTTCGTCGAGCGCACGCTCGGCCCGCTCGCCTCCGCCGCCCCCGAGCTCCGCGACACGCTGCGGACCTACCTGGCCGAGGGCAGCAACGCCAAGCGCACCGCCGAGGTGCTGTTCACCCACCGCAACACGATCATCAAGCGCCTGGACCGCGCCCAGCAGCTCCTCCCCGCGCCGCTCGAAGGCCGGATGCTGGCGGTCGCCCTCGCGCTGGAGATCACGCGCTGGCTGGGCGCGCGCGGGTCGGCGTAG